Below is a window of Entelurus aequoreus isolate RoL-2023_Sb linkage group LG07, RoL_Eaeq_v1.1, whole genome shotgun sequence DNA.
AAAATCGTTGAATCTTGCGAATTAGTTTGACTGACAATCATGGAAACATGGAACCGCGTTGAAGGAAAAGAAGAAAAGACGATGATAATTATTGGTCGACGGACACTACATCGAAGTTCGGTGTCGTCTTAGAACATTATGGATAAGAGAGGACAGGATTAGTGTTCACAGGACACATCTTTGGCGCAGATGAAGTTGTTCAGATCGGTGCATTCGTCGTCATTCCATTgatttgctgcaaatagacaaaaaaaaaaagctttagcGAGGATTCTCCGTGCATGTTGCATTTGTTGTATTTCCTCTAACAGACCAGACGTCACAAAAATATTCTGGTCGGCGTAAAGAATATATTTACTTACTGCCATTAATCTCTCCACACTCCTCTACGCCACCGAAGTCGTCTGGCTGTATAGCCCCAAAGTCATTGAATTTGAACGGGGTGCCATCAGTCCAGAAGAATTCGCCCTCCTGGAAACCCAACACACATAGTGACGCCACGGTTTTCTACGCCTCCATTCTCAAAGTTGATGTGTCAAGTAAACGCAGATGTTTCACCGTAATTGCGTCAGTGAATCCGATCCAGGTGCTTGAGGCTGAAAAGCCCGCTTGGTCTATAATTGCTAGGACTAGCTCGTTCTCCAGAGCATTTCGGATGGAAGCCAGGTTTCCGCCTTTTAAGATGCAAACTTGCTAACGGGAGaacgtttgaaaaaaaaatcaagaaagACACAAATCTTGCACTCAAATGCTTGAAAGCAGGTCTAGTTCCGAAGGTTTTAGACATAACTCAGTGCAAAGTGTTACGTAAACGGACAATGATATCTGGTGACTGATTCTAAGATCAATCTTTCATACCTCTGCATCTGAGAATATCCTTCTCTGCTCTACAAACATGAAACAGCGATCGTTCAGCAGGTACCAGCCTTTTGGACAAGAACGATCTGCAGCAAAAAGGTAACACAGTTTGACAAAACAGTATTTAAGTCGGACGCTGAATACATTGAGGCTACGAACCTTTGCACTCCTTTGCGGActgtaagaagaagaagaagaaaatagttCAAATCGATGGATCTACTAAACGAAACGCAATGAGTGGACGGAGGGATAGAAAATTCTCTACTCACAGCCATCAGTCCCCCGATCCCGCAAAGGAGGAGTAGCACGGCAAAAGTCAAAGCCATCTGTGCAGCGATAGAAATGAAAACACAAAATTGCTTATATTTCAAACATGTAAAAACGTATCAATTGCAAGAATCTCAATTCGGCGTGTTGAGTTCCACCTGCCGTTAGATAGTCTCAACATTAAAGAAAAGTCCCTAAAAGTAACGCTGTCAAATGTTACCTCTGCACTCTTGGAGGTTGCTGCTGAGAAGATGTGCTGAAGGAGACAACAGGCTGCTCTTTTATGTGCTTACATGATACCAGCATGGAATGTTGACTACGTCACGTGACTCATGAACGGCACTTAGCACGCCCGCAATTAAACAGCACTTTTCTTAATGTGGCATCTTTTTCATTCAAAAACAAAATCAGTTCAGACTGGAGCGACCGGTTCTGTGCCACAATTAAGAGGAATGCTTATTTCCTCACTGTAATGGATTAGTTTTCCAAAGAAACACCTTATTTGGGGGTGAACCCTGGACAGGGGGGTGCGGGGTTTACATTGAGACATCATCGCATTGGTAGCTGAATCGCAAGACAACAGCAGAATAAACACACCATTTAGTTGGTCATTGGAAAGACCAACAAGCCGCCCCTGTGTCTGCCTTACTCACTCTCACCGACCGCCACCGTCTCAAACTCGCTGATTTCATCAAAGTTACTCATTACTTTTATTTAGTTACAAACCAAACAGACGCGTAGCGAGCGAACATGGGCGCGGGTGTTGAATGACGTCAACAAATTTCGAACGCACTCATACAGGGGTTCGTCTGTTGGCGCCGCAAAGACGGTTTCTGAGGTACAACAACATATTCAACAATGCGAAAGATAAGTCGCTTTTGCGCAAATTTGACCCGAAATGTCCGTAGTTCCTTTTTTTAACGACCTGCGGCACATACTGAAaaatagtataaaaaaaaaaatgtatgacctattttcaacacttttatgagtgggacccttttaggtccccaagaattttagtggtattttacttatttttttgtacaaaagttgtatttgtaaactgggcattggatccacgttgttgagtTCAGAAAAACATGAAGGGTTTTTGACGAGTCACGGTGGAGATCACGCCTTGGAAGTGTTGTGTACGGCGAGCTTATTAATTAGTCACCTGACTCCACCGGAATTAGAAGAATTACAATTGTTGGCAGGGAGGAACACATGTGGGCACCGTTGCGGAAAAAGTTTTTTTGAGGAAGGACATTGGTAGGAGTGCCCACATCCAGCTGGCGGTCGAGGGTGGAGACTATCGCAGCTTTGGGCAAGAACAGGACGTTCGCGGAAACACATTTCACTTCTATTAACAATTGCTCTTGGCAGGTATTAATGTTAATTGTTTTTTCTTCCTCCAAATGTCCAACATGCTTGGGGAATTAGGGACGGGTGAAAaacgtttcacaaactcaaaaaaatgtttgacaAACACAAAATCATgttacacaaacacaacagaacttgGTGGAGTTTTGACAGTACATTCCCTCCATATCATACTACTAGTAATGTAATTTACGTTCTTGATGtctcctcttgttttcatgtgttttttgacTTTTGGTCCTGGCCCCCATCGGGACTGCGCACCAAGGTGTGGCATTTTCGTGACTTCTGtgcttttctgtgtttttttgaTGAACTTTTGGATCTTTTGGCCATGGCATAATATAGATTAGTGTAG
It encodes the following:
- the LOC133652970 gene encoding galactose-specific lectin nattectin-like, producing the protein MALTFAVLLLLCGIGGLMASAKECKDRSCPKGWYLLNDRCFMFVEQRRIFSDAEQVCILKGGNLASIRNALENELVLAIIDQAGFSASSTWIGFTDAITEGEFFWTDGTPFKFNDFGAIQPDDFGGVEECGEINGTNQWNDDECTDLNNFICAKDVSCEH